The Vigna unguiculata cultivar IT97K-499-35 chromosome 11, ASM411807v1, whole genome shotgun sequence genomic sequence CAAAAACAAAGAAGTCCAAGCTTTTGTTTGGCATGTATTCATAAATTAGcattttttcttctccttcaatGCAACAACCCAGGAGCTTTACAAGATTACGGTGCTGAAGTTTTGCAATCAACGCTACTTCATTTTTGAACTCTTCTAACCCTTGTCCAGAATTCTCTGAGAGTCTTTTCACTGCCAACTCTTGTCCATCTATCAGTATGCCCTGATAGAAAAATCATCTGCCAGAGTTAGAAAGTCCttaagaaaaacataatttttgaaTACTGTTTCTGTTCATCACCTTGTATACTGGTCCAAAGCCACCTTCACCAAGCTTGTTTTTGGTTGAAAAGTTTTCAGTAGCATTAGCAATGACCGGAAAATTAAAAGTTGCAAATTCAAGCTCTTCCTTTTTCTGCTTAATTTTGTAATGCTTGCTGTAAATTTTTCTAGCTATCCCTGAATGGTTAGAAAATAACAATAGTTAAACACTAACAagaatgttttcttttctttatacCTAATACATTACATTTATTGGTAAAATTATATCTATGTACTTACCTggattttttcttataattatgcATGCACATGTGACTAATCCGAAAATAATCACACCAATAGTAATTGCTGCTATCTTTATGGTGATGTTTCCATGGCCAGCATGATCTGAAAGAAACAACATATAAGTCACTCACTCTACCCACAACAGCTCTTAGAATAATTCAATAATCAACAAGAAATCCAATATTATACCTAATTCGGAAGCAGGGACTCTGATGTAAAAGTCTTGTCCCCATTGAGAGAAATTCCTCATGTCAACCAAATCATTAAACCACAGCAGACAACCACTTCCTTCATCACTGACATCTAAATTTGCACATGCTGTACAAGAACAGTTTTGAATGCACAACTTCATGCATTCATCAAGGTTCATGGTTGCATTAAACCATGATGAAGAAGTGTCTGGCAACTTCATGTGCATGTATTTCAAGAAGCCATCTGTGTTTATGTTCGTACAGTTAGATTTATTCCTTGGCACACAGCCATTGTGCCAAATTGATATATTCCACTCATCAGGAGAGTTAGGAACATACCCTCTTAGGCATTCACAAACTGGAAAGTTACCATCATAAATGCATACAGAATTTGCACCACAAAAGGCATAATTCTCGCATTGATCTTCCTCCCCACTTGAAACCACTTGCCGTGTCCTTGTTTCAGTTGTCCAAAACCAACTTTGTCCCGTGCCTGAAGGGGTCAGTGTATACACAAAGAAGTCCAATTCATCACTAAGACTGTACCAATAATACACCTCTTTTTCATTGAACACAAATTTTGCAGACGTACCACGAGCTGGAATAGGATTTCCAACCAGAGATAAGCCATTCCATGACCCTGCTCTTGCTTTTATATCAGTTCCCTTGAACTTCGATATTTGAGGATATCCTCTAAGATCCACTTTTACAACATATTCTCCCTCTGCAGGATCCTCATCACTTTTCCAAGATGCTATATATCTTTCCACACCAGTCTCTAGGTTCCATCCAAGCTTCATTTCTGGCATCTGTGTATCACCCGGATGATCAAAACTCTGCCACAAGATGCTATCCTCCTTTGTTTCCCCTCCATTTCTCACTACAAAATTTCCAGAATCCAAAAGACGAGCTATTGGATCATTCACTGTATTGCTTGCTGTGTTGGGTGATGACCAAATGATGTTGTTTGTGGCATTGAGCAGCTCAAGAACCCCTTTTTGGTTGAGTTTGAGAACTCCTGAGTTATT encodes the following:
- the LOC114168563 gene encoding G-type lectin S-receptor-like serine/threonine-protein kinase At4g27290: MPICAITMLSIWLFLFSYMSTTSSSLDSLAVSESIQDIKNVTLVSAGGITELGFFSPRNSARRYLGIWYTNVSPFTVVWVANRNKPLENNSGVLKLNQKGVLELLNATNNIIWSSPNTASNTVNDPIARLLDSGNFVVRNGGETKEDSILWQSFDHPGDTQMPEMKLGWNLETGVERYIASWKSDEDPAEGEYVVKVDLRGYPQISKFKGTDIKARAGSWNGLSLVGNPIPARGTSAKFVFNEKEVYYWYSLSDELDFFVYTLTPSGTGQSWFWTTETRTRQVVSSGEEDQCENYAFCGANSVCIYDGNFPVCECLRGYVPNSPDEWNISIWHNGCVPRNKSNCTNINTDGFLKYMHMKLPDTSSSWFNATMNLDECMKLCIQNCSCTACANLDVSDEGSGCLLWFNDLVDMRNFSQWGQDFYIRVPASELDHAGHGNITIKIAAITIGVIIFGLVTCACIIIRKNPGIARKIYSKHYKIKQKKEELEFATFNFPVIANATENFSTKNKLGEGGFGPVYKGILIDGQELAVKRLSENSGQGLEEFKNEVALIAKLQHRNLVKLLGCCIEGEEKMLIYEYMPNKSLDFFVFDETKRKLLDWRMRFNIISGIARGLLYLHQDSRLRIIHRDLKTSNILLDTNLDPKIADFGLARSFLGDQVEGKTHRVAGTYGYMPPEYAARGHFSVKSDVFSYGVIVLEIVSGKKNREFSDPENNNNLLGHAWRLWTEERALQLLDELIEEQCLESEVTRCIQVGLLCVQQRPNDRPDMSSVVLMLNGEKSLPKPKVPGFYTESDVTTKTNSSSENHTLCSVNELSITMIDAR